One region of Thiorhodovibrio frisius genomic DNA includes:
- the aprA gene encoding adenylyl-sulfate reductase subunit alpha produces the protein MAYKTIIEDGIDILVAGAGLGGTGAAFESRYWGKDKKIVVAEKANIDRSGAVAQGLYAINCYMGTRFGENNPEDHVRYARIDLMGMVREDLLFDMARHVDSTVHQFEEWGLPLMRNPKTGAYQREGRWQIMIHGESYKPIVAEAAKKSADKVFNRVCLTHLLMDESKPNRVAGAVGFNVRTGNYHVFKSKAVIVAAGGASNIYKPRSVGEGAGRVWYAPWSSGSAYGLLIGAGAKMTQMENRIVLARFKDGYGPVGAYFLHLKTYTQNCNGEEYESNWWPQLQEMVGKEYLDPEASSLTHRPIPTCLRNHALINEVNAGRGPIHMITMEAFQDPHLEEIGWHNFLGMTVGQAVLWAATDVDPKNENPELTTSEPYVMGSHATGCGAWCSGPEDISPPEYFWGYNRMTTVEGLFGAGDAAGGTPHAFSSGSFTEGRLAAKAACKYIDDGKAEGIRISDEQIEQRRAEIYKPMEHYRVYRNEITAGSVNPNYINPRQGLDRLQKLMDEYCGGVTVSYMTNDKLLHIGLKKMKVLEEDLEKIAAENIHELLRAWELKHRHLTSEAVMQHTLFRKETRWPGYYYRGDAMKVDDQNWHVLTVSRRDPETGEYTMEKAPCYHLVEA, from the coding sequence ATGGCTTACAAGACAATCATCGAAGACGGGATTGACATCCTGGTCGCCGGCGCCGGCTTAGGTGGCACGGGCGCGGCTTTCGAGTCTCGCTACTGGGGTAAGGATAAGAAAATTGTTGTGGCCGAAAAGGCCAATATTGATCGCTCAGGTGCTGTGGCTCAGGGTCTGTACGCGATCAACTGCTACATGGGCACCCGCTTTGGCGAGAACAACCCCGAAGATCATGTGCGCTATGCGCGTATCGACCTGATGGGCATGGTGCGCGAGGATCTGCTGTTCGACATGGCCCGCCACGTCGACTCCACCGTGCATCAGTTCGAGGAATGGGGCCTGCCGCTGATGCGCAACCCCAAGACCGGCGCCTACCAGCGCGAAGGCCGCTGGCAGATCATGATTCACGGCGAGTCCTACAAGCCGATCGTCGCCGAGGCCGCGAAGAAATCAGCCGATAAAGTGTTCAATCGCGTCTGCCTCACCCATCTGCTGATGGATGAGAGCAAGCCCAATCGCGTCGCTGGCGCGGTAGGCTTCAATGTACGCACGGGCAACTATCACGTCTTTAAGTCCAAGGCCGTGATCGTCGCCGCAGGCGGTGCTTCCAATATCTACAAGCCGCGTTCGGTGGGTGAGGGTGCCGGTCGTGTCTGGTATGCGCCTTGGTCGTCCGGCTCGGCCTACGGTCTGCTGATCGGCGCCGGCGCCAAGATGACCCAGATGGAAAACCGCATCGTACTGGCCCGCTTCAAGGACGGTTATGGTCCGGTCGGTGCTTACTTCCTGCACCTGAAGACCTATACCCAGAACTGCAACGGCGAGGAGTACGAGTCCAACTGGTGGCCACAGCTCCAGGAAATGGTCGGCAAGGAATATCTGGACCCCGAGGCGTCGAGCCTCACCCATCGCCCCATCCCGACCTGTCTGCGCAACCACGCACTGATCAACGAGGTCAATGCCGGTCGCGGCCCCATCCACATGATCACCATGGAAGCCTTCCAGGACCCGCACCTGGAAGAGATCGGCTGGCACAACTTCCTCGGCATGACCGTTGGCCAGGCTGTTCTTTGGGCGGCCACCGATGTCGACCCGAAGAACGAGAACCCCGAGCTGACCACCTCCGAGCCTTATGTCATGGGCTCGCACGCCACCGGTTGCGGTGCCTGGTGCTCTGGCCCCGAGGACATTTCCCCGCCCGAGTACTTCTGGGGCTACAACCGCATGACCACAGTCGAGGGCCTGTTCGGTGCCGGTGACGCCGCTGGCGGCACCCCGCATGCGTTCTCATCCGGTTCCTTCACCGAGGGGCGTCTGGCGGCCAAGGCGGCTTGCAAGTACATCGACGATGGCAAGGCCGAGGGCATTCGCATCTCCGACGAGCAGATCGAGCAGCGTCGCGCAGAGATCTACAAGCCGATGGAGCACTACCGCGTCTATCGCAACGAGATCACCGCCGGTTCGGTCAACCCCAACTACATCAACCCGCGTCAGGGCCTGGATCGCCTGCAAAAGTTGATGGACGAGTACTGCGGCGGTGTGACCGTCAGCTACATGACCAACGACAAGCTGCTGCACATCGGCTTGAAGAAGATGAAGGTCTTAGAGGAGGACCTCGAGAAGATCGCTGCGGAAAACATCCACGAGCTACTGCGCGCCTGGGAGTTGAAGCATCGCCATCTGACCTCCGAAGCGGTCATGCAGCACACATTGTTCCGCAAGGAAACCCGCTGGCCGGGCTACTACTACCGTGGCGATGCCATGAAGGTGGACGACCAGAACTGGCATGTGCTGACCGTCTCTCGTCGCGATCCCGAAACCGGCGAGTACACCATGGAAAAGGCACCTTGCTACCACCTCGTCGAGGCCTAG
- the aprB gene encoding adenylyl-sulfate reductase subunit beta, giving the protein MPTFVYMTRCDGCGQCVDICPSDIMHMDSVVRRAYNIEPNMCWECYSCVKACPHNAIDVRGYADFAPLGHSVRVQRDEEKGVIAWRIIFRNGEKDMTLLAPITTKPWGQAIPQLADESEPSQEMRDSQHLFNEPKYIRLDDGGLHTLESNGLKLKAGVYY; this is encoded by the coding sequence ATGCCAACTTTTGTTTATATGACCCGCTGCGATGGTTGCGGCCAGTGCGTTGATATCTGCCCATCAGACATCATGCACATGGACTCCGTTGTCCGTCGTGCCTACAACATCGAACCCAACATGTGCTGGGAGTGCTACTCCTGCGTCAAGGCCTGTCCGCACAACGCCATTGACGTGCGCGGCTACGCCGACTTCGCTCCGCTCGGTCACTCGGTGCGGGTGCAGCGTGACGAGGAGAAAGGCGTGATTGCCTGGCGGATCATTTTCCGCAATGGCGAAAAAGACATGACCCTGCTCGCGCCCATCACCACCAAGCCTTGGGGCCAGGCGATTCCGCAACTCGCCGACGAGTCCGAACCTAGCCAGGAGATGCGCGACAGCCAGCACCTGTTCAACGAGCCCAAGTACATCCGTCTCGATGATGGTGGTCTGCACACGCTTGAGTCCAATGGCCTGAAACTGAAAGCAGGGGTGTACTACTGA
- a CDS encoding adenylyl-sulfate reductase → MISSNPFAELPALITPGAMKAYVVLMVLLVIGGVILDIKHKRSAEYFFEKGRALKKLAKREVSSGEKMSLAVGTLANEVLASGEFENPDRRKSHLMMMYGFIFFVLTTASMIFSLPLAEGEKASFITGLLWHLSAASVCVGAYWFWFKIRADVRSEGHEWYDVHLSDLFVVSLFLMAAGALAWSIFQGSMLGGLAFFIFIAAATTLFSTVLWSKFAHMFFKPAAAFQKKVAKADGSLDKLPEVPELTDPVVKERFPDIPEYMGDKPEYMGLGIKREAPSHY, encoded by the coding sequence ATGATTAGTAGCAATCCCTTCGCCGAGCTTCCAGCTCTCATCACGCCCGGTGCGATGAAGGCCTATGTCGTCCTCATGGTCCTTCTGGTTATCGGTGGCGTCATACTCGACATCAAGCACAAAAGGAGCGCGGAGTATTTCTTCGAGAAAGGTCGGGCGCTGAAGAAGCTGGCCAAGCGCGAAGTCAGCAGTGGCGAGAAGATGAGCCTCGCGGTTGGCACCCTGGCCAACGAAGTGCTGGCTTCTGGCGAGTTTGAGAACCCGGACCGGCGCAAGTCCCACCTGATGATGATGTACGGTTTCATCTTCTTTGTGCTCACCACTGCATCAATGATTTTCAGCCTGCCGCTGGCCGAAGGCGAGAAAGCTTCTTTCATCACCGGCTTGTTGTGGCACCTGAGCGCCGCCTCAGTCTGCGTTGGCGCTTACTGGTTCTGGTTCAAAATCCGTGCTGATGTCCGCTCCGAGGGCCATGAGTGGTACGACGTGCATTTATCGGATCTGTTTGTCGTCTCTCTGTTTCTGATGGCCGCTGGTGCCCTCGCGTGGTCGATCTTCCAGGGCAGCATGCTGGGCGGCCTGGCATTTTTCATCTTCATCGCTGCGGCCACCACGCTGTTTAGCACCGTACTTTGGTCGAAGTTTGCGCACATGTTTTTCAAGCCCGCAGCGGCCTTCCAAAAGAAAGTGGCCAAGGCCGATGGTTCGCTCGACAAACTGCCTGAAGTGCCCGAGTTGACTGACCCGGTCGTCAAGGAACGCTTCCCGGACATCCCCGAGTACATGGGTGATAAGCCTGAGTACATGGGCCTGGGAATTAAGCGCGAAGCGCCGAGCCACTACTGA
- the sat gene encoding sulfate adenylyltransferase, which produces MIKPIGSDELKPRFVYDPDEHHRLALEAESLPSVIVSSQTAGNAVMLGAGYFSPLEGFMNLADALSVAETMTMTDGRFFPVPIICLLETTEGIAGADRIALRDPNVQGNPVLAIMDVAAIEEVSDAQMALMTDKVYRTADPEHPGVKTFNNQGRLAVSGAIRVLNFSYFQSDFPDTFRTAVEIRNEIQEHGWEKVVAFQTRNPMHRAHEELCKMAMEAVKADGVVIHMLLGKLKPGDIPAPVRDASIRKMAELYFPANTVMITGYGFDMLYAGPREAVLHAYFRQNMGATHFIIGRDHAGVGDYYGPFDAQSIFDEEVPAGALAIDIFRADHTAYSKKLNRVVMMRDAPDHSKEDFILLSGTRVREMLGKGEAPPPEFSRPEVAQILMDYYQSLA; this is translated from the coding sequence ATGATCAAACCCATCGGCTCCGATGAACTTAAGCCGCGTTTTGTCTATGACCCCGACGAGCACCACCGCCTCGCCCTTGAGGCCGAGTCGCTGCCCTCGGTGATCGTGAGTTCCCAGACTGCCGGCAATGCGGTGATGCTGGGCGCTGGTTACTTTAGCCCGCTTGAGGGCTTTATGAACCTGGCCGATGCTCTGAGTGTCGCCGAGACCATGACCATGACCGATGGGCGTTTCTTCCCTGTGCCCATCATCTGTCTGCTCGAAACGACCGAGGGTATTGCCGGAGCAGACCGCATCGCGCTCCGTGATCCCAATGTCCAGGGTAACCCCGTCCTGGCGATTATGGACGTTGCCGCGATCGAAGAGGTTTCGGACGCCCAGATGGCGCTCATGACCGATAAGGTCTATCGCACTGCTGATCCCGAGCATCCGGGGGTGAAGACCTTCAACAACCAGGGTCGCTTGGCGGTTTCCGGGGCCATCCGGGTGCTGAATTTCTCTTACTTCCAGAGCGATTTCCCGGATACCTTCCGCACTGCGGTCGAGATTCGCAACGAGATCCAGGAGCATGGCTGGGAGAAGGTCGTCGCCTTCCAGACCCGCAATCCGATGCATCGCGCCCACGAGGAGCTGTGCAAGATGGCGATGGAAGCGGTCAAGGCTGACGGCGTGGTGATTCACATGCTGCTCGGCAAGCTCAAGCCCGGTGATATTCCGGCGCCGGTGCGTGATGCCTCCATTCGCAAGATGGCGGAGCTGTACTTCCCGGCCAACACTGTGATGATCACTGGTTACGGCTTCGACATGCTCTACGCCGGCCCGCGCGAGGCGGTGCTGCATGCCTATTTCCGCCAGAACATGGGCGCGACCCATTTCATTATCGGGCGCGACCATGCTGGCGTTGGTGATTACTACGGTCCCTTCGATGCCCAGAGCATTTTCGATGAGGAAGTGCCAGCCGGCGCGCTGGCCATCGATATTTTCCGCGCCGATCACACCGCCTACTCCAAGAAGCTCAACCGCGTGGTGATGATGCGTGACGCCCCGGATCACAGCAAGGAGGACTTCATCCTGCTGTCCGGCACCCGGGTGCGCGAGATGCTGGGCAAGGGCGAGGCGCCGCCGCCGGAGTTCTCGCGCCCTGAGGTGGCCCAGATTCTGATGGACTACTATCAGTCGCTGGCCTGA